One window of the Flavobacteriaceae bacterium YJPT1-3 genome contains the following:
- a CDS encoding alpha/beta hydrolase-fold protein, with product MRNTIFLLILIGLLHATSGFAQEVMLQLGIKDNVYSNVLNENRAVVINLPEDYETSKESYPILYVLDGSNNNLLEAIQVTRKLNVKMIIVAIPNTDRDRDMMPLSTPTYTVEHPEAEHFLAFLGEELLPYVEKNYRSNGQKDPTGQIIEWLVCHICFSKKACFFRPLHWK from the coding sequence ATGAGAAACACCATTTTCCTCCTGATCCTTATCGGCCTACTCCATGCAACATCAGGCTTCGCTCAAGAAGTGATGCTTCAGCTCGGAATCAAAGACAATGTATATTCCAATGTGTTAAATGAGAATAGGGCTGTGGTGATCAACCTCCCTGAAGACTACGAAACTTCAAAAGAAAGCTATCCCATTTTGTATGTGTTGGACGGCTCCAACAATAATCTTCTGGAAGCCATTCAGGTAACCCGTAAGCTGAACGTCAAGATGATCATTGTGGCTATTCCCAATACCGATCGAGACCGGGATATGATGCCCTTGAGTACTCCAACCTATACAGTGGAACATCCCGAAGCGGAACACTTTCTGGCATTTCTTGGCGAGGAACTACTTCCTTACGTGGAGAAAAATTACCGCTCCAATGGGCAAAAAGACCCTACGGGGCAGATCATTGAGTGGCTTGTTTGTCATATATGCTTTTCTAAAAAGGCCTGCTTTTTTCGACCACTACATTGGAAATAG
- a CDS encoding methyltransferase domain-containing protein, which produces MKNLNKHIENHYLKAGLFEEIVHRLRAQGIDINALTRSDISGVDEFHVRGAAVSKELAQTANIHNLKVLDVGCGLGGPSRMLADEFGCTVTGIDLSKEYIRTAQELSGLLHLDDKTRFIVGDATSLPFENASFDVVWTQHAQMNIPDKRKLYSEIHRVLKFGGYFLYYDIFKDDDKEVNYPMPWASSADHSFLWTTSAMKALLLRLGFEKVTTTNQTKAGIAFFEHLFDEQRPTPPSKMGLDVLMGESTKPKLRNLMDHLKNKSLTLESGIYTKCALGN; this is translated from the coding sequence ATGAAAAATTTAAACAAGCATATAGAAAACCACTATCTCAAAGCGGGCTTGTTTGAAGAAATTGTCCATCGCCTGAGGGCGCAGGGCATTGATATCAATGCGTTAACGCGTAGTGATATTTCAGGAGTTGATGAATTTCACGTAAGAGGAGCTGCCGTTTCCAAAGAGCTTGCACAGACAGCTAATATTCATAATCTCAAAGTATTGGACGTAGGCTGCGGACTGGGAGGCCCAAGCCGGATGTTGGCCGATGAATTTGGTTGTACGGTTACCGGTATAGATCTGTCTAAGGAGTACATAAGAACAGCTCAAGAATTGTCCGGATTATTACATTTAGACGATAAAACACGTTTTATCGTTGGGGACGCGACCAGCCTTCCCTTCGAGAACGCATCGTTCGATGTGGTTTGGACGCAGCACGCTCAAATGAATATTCCCGACAAGCGTAAACTGTACTCAGAGATCCATCGGGTCTTAAAATTTGGAGGGTACTTTTTATATTATGATATTTTTAAAGATGACGATAAGGAGGTGAATTATCCCATGCCATGGGCGTCTTCAGCTGACCACAGCTTTTTATGGACTACTTCAGCAATGAAAGCTCTTCTGCTTAGACTGGGATTTGAAAAAGTTACTACGACCAATCAAACCAAAGCCGGAATAGCGTTTTTCGAACATCTTTTTGATGAACAGCGCCCTACTCCACCTTCAAAGATGGGATTGGATGTACTCATGGGAGAAAGCACCAAACCCAAACTCAGGAATCTGATGGATCATCTGAAAAATAAATCACTAACGCTTGAAAGCGGCATTTACACGAAATGTGCTCTCGGAAACTAG
- a CDS encoding TIR domain-containing protein, giving the protein MHDIFISYAKADYEIANIIADALSQEGFETWWDVSIPTGSTFDQAIEYAVVNAKCVIVLWSENSSKSEWVHVEAAEGKARNILVPILVSETEIPFAFRRRQTADLRPWLKDRNHPSFERVLDDIRRLCDAPKEPVKNNNQKTEQSLPSPGPEQPSVQKQVAHPEPEKKFSKYMKIAGLLLLIALTAFAVKNFVLQSEIQIGDAYENGIVFEIAADGSSLKVCGNDDIGSYNWYEAKDMAAEYKAGGYSDWRLPTKEELNTMLINLSNEGLGDFKDDWYWSSTATDGKGWEQKFPEGFQQNNGVG; this is encoded by the coding sequence ATGCACGATATTTTTATAAGCTACGCCAAAGCCGATTATGAAATCGCGAACATCATCGCCGATGCCTTGAGTCAAGAGGGTTTTGAAACCTGGTGGGATGTTAGTATTCCTACGGGCAGCACCTTTGACCAGGCTATTGAATACGCAGTGGTCAATGCTAAATGCGTCATTGTACTCTGGTCTGAGAATTCCAGTAAAAGTGAATGGGTGCATGTTGAGGCGGCCGAAGGGAAAGCAAGAAATATCTTAGTCCCTATTTTAGTGTCAGAAACAGAAATTCCATTTGCCTTTAGACGACGTCAAACTGCAGATCTAAGACCATGGCTGAAAGATAGGAATCACCCTTCATTTGAACGGGTACTAGATGACATTAGGAGGCTGTGTGATGCCCCAAAAGAGCCTGTAAAAAACAACAACCAAAAGACAGAGCAAAGCCTGCCCAGTCCGGGTCCGGAACAACCGTCGGTTCAAAAGCAAGTCGCTCATCCAGAGCCTGAAAAAAAGTTTTCCAAGTATATGAAAATCGCAGGGCTTTTGCTTTTGATTGCCCTTACCGCTTTTGCGGTTAAGAATTTTGTTTTGCAAAGTGAAATCCAGATTGGTGATGCATATGAAAATGGTATAGTCTTCGAAATAGCCGCTGATGGATCCTCACTTAAAGTCTGTGGTAACGATGACATAGGGTCGTACAATTGGTATGAGGCTAAAGACATGGCCGCTGAATATAAGGCTGGTGGTTATTCCGATTGGCGTTTGCCAACTAAAGAAGAACTCAATACCATGCTTATAAACTTGTCTAATGAAGGTTTGGGTGACTTTAAGGATGATTGGTATTGGAGTTCAACTGCAACAGATGGCAAGGGCTGGGAGCAAAAATTTCCCGAAGGCTTTCAGCAAAACAATGGCGTGGGGTAA
- a CDS encoding DUF1566 domain-containing protein: MISKKVGDIYAGGIIFQLDSIGKHGKVLSLNDLGFQNWYEAKISCTEYRGAGYSDWYLPSREDLQRIYDRLYPLDMTAYPEHVTPLQEEWYWSSTATDGQAWEIHFADGYWQNDGGGNASESSVRAVRDF; the protein is encoded by the coding sequence TTGATTTCAAAAAAAGTGGGTGATATATACGCCGGCGGAATCATTTTTCAACTGGATTCGATCGGTAAACACGGTAAGGTGTTGAGCCTAAACGATCTGGGTTTCCAAAATTGGTACGAGGCGAAAATATCGTGTACTGAATACCGTGGAGCCGGGTATAGTGATTGGTACCTGCCGTCACGTGAAGATTTACAACGTATTTACGATCGCTTATACCCTTTGGATATGACTGCCTATCCAGAACACGTAACTCCGCTTCAAGAGGAGTGGTACTGGAGTTCTACGGCAACTGATGGACAAGCCTGGGAAATCCATTTCGCTGATGGTTATTGGCAGAATGATGGCGGGGGTAATGCCAGTGAAAGTAGTGTACGTGCTGTGCGGGATTTTTGA